Proteins from one Leptidea sinapis chromosome 44, ilLepSina1.1, whole genome shotgun sequence genomic window:
- the LOC126977273 gene encoding octopamine receptor beta-2R isoform X1: protein MTTHGFVSEANATKVKQERLHMDQVNSTSVVGNASSGDDDEWTGSVIFKLRTAVLLMIVIMAVLGNLLVIVSVMRHRKLRVITNYFVVSLAFADILVAMVVMPFNFSVQFYNEWIFGSVICDLWNSSDVYFTSTSILHLCCISVDRYYAIVKPLKYPIKMTKKMAFVMLAATWLSPITISYAPIFMGWYTTSEYIRTREENQCQFIVNKPYAVISSSISFWIPCTIMIFTYLAIFKEANRQEKALHARAGNAMLMHRHSREAEDKNGALHINATTPTKDKNILKMKREHKAARTLGIIMGAFILCWLPFFLFYLSTSLCDTCAYPEVLTVIMFWTGYFNSALNPIIYAYFNRDFRNAFKNTLACAFCSFCRRNSLDSDAMERLDRRGSAQLRVPLPSRRQSDLASL, encoded by the exons ATGACGACACACGGCTTTGTTAGTGAAGCAAACGCGACCAAAGTAAAACAGGAAAG GTTACATATGGATCAAGTAAATTCAACGAGTGTGGTGGGCAACGCGAGCAGCGGTGATGATGATGAGTGGACCGGTTCGGTGATCTTCAAGCTGCGCACCGCTGTTCTTCTGATGATCGTCATCATGGCGGTGCTTGGGAATCTACTGGTGATAGTCAGCGTGATGAGGCACAG AAAACTCCGTGTCATCACAAACTACTTCGTCGTGTCCCTCGCGTTTGCCGACATCCTCGTCGCAATGGTCGTAATGCCGTTCAACTTCAGCGTCCAGTTCTACAACGAGTGGATCTTCGGCAGCGTCATCTGCGATCTCTGGAACTCCTCTGACGTCTACTTCACATCCACATCCATACTTCATCTTTGCTGCATTTCTGTGGATCGGTATTACGCTATTGTCAAGCCTTTGAAGTACCCGATAAAGATGACGAAGAAG ATGGCGTTTGTGATGCTCGCAGCTACATGGCTCAGCCCTATAACTATATCATACGCACCAATTTTCATGGGATGGTACACAACTAGTGAATACATAAGAACAAGGGAAGAAAACCAATGCCAATTCATAGTCAACAAACCATACGCAGTTATATCCAGTTCAATATCTTTCTGGATACCATGTACAATTATGATATTTACTTATCTGGCCATATTCAAAGAAGCAAACAGGCAAGAAAAAGCTTTGCACGCTCGCGCTGGTAACGCAATGCTTATGCACAGACATTCAAGAGAAGCTGAAGATAAAAATGGGGCATTACATATAAATGCAACAACGCCAACTAAAGACAAAAATATACTGAAAATGAAAAGGGAACATAAAGCAGCTAGAACATTAGGTATTATTATGGGAGCGTTCATACTCTGCTGGTTACCTTTTTTTCTATTCTACCTATCAACGTCTTTATGCGATACTTGTGCCTATCCTGAAGTTTTAACAGTGATTATGTTTTGGACTGGCTATTTTAATTCTGCATTGAATCCAATCATCTACGCATATTTCAACAGAGACTTTAGGAATGCTTTCAAGAACACGCTAGCATGTGCGTTCTGTAGCTTCTGCAGGCGGAATTCCTTAGACTCTGATGCGATGGAACGATTGGATAGGCGTGGATCAGCACAGTTGAGGGTACCATTACCTTCACGAAGGCAATCAGATCTAGCATCTCTTTGA
- the LOC126977273 gene encoding octopamine receptor beta-2R isoform X2, giving the protein MDQVNSTSVVGNASSGDDDEWTGSVIFKLRTAVLLMIVIMAVLGNLLVIVSVMRHRKLRVITNYFVVSLAFADILVAMVVMPFNFSVQFYNEWIFGSVICDLWNSSDVYFTSTSILHLCCISVDRYYAIVKPLKYPIKMTKKMAFVMLAATWLSPITISYAPIFMGWYTTSEYIRTREENQCQFIVNKPYAVISSSISFWIPCTIMIFTYLAIFKEANRQEKALHARAGNAMLMHRHSREAEDKNGALHINATTPTKDKNILKMKREHKAARTLGIIMGAFILCWLPFFLFYLSTSLCDTCAYPEVLTVIMFWTGYFNSALNPIIYAYFNRDFRNAFKNTLACAFCSFCRRNSLDSDAMERLDRRGSAQLRVPLPSRRQSDLASL; this is encoded by the exons ATGGATCAAGTAAATTCAACGAGTGTGGTGGGCAACGCGAGCAGCGGTGATGATGATGAGTGGACCGGTTCGGTGATCTTCAAGCTGCGCACCGCTGTTCTTCTGATGATCGTCATCATGGCGGTGCTTGGGAATCTACTGGTGATAGTCAGCGTGATGAGGCACAG AAAACTCCGTGTCATCACAAACTACTTCGTCGTGTCCCTCGCGTTTGCCGACATCCTCGTCGCAATGGTCGTAATGCCGTTCAACTTCAGCGTCCAGTTCTACAACGAGTGGATCTTCGGCAGCGTCATCTGCGATCTCTGGAACTCCTCTGACGTCTACTTCACATCCACATCCATACTTCATCTTTGCTGCATTTCTGTGGATCGGTATTACGCTATTGTCAAGCCTTTGAAGTACCCGATAAAGATGACGAAGAAG ATGGCGTTTGTGATGCTCGCAGCTACATGGCTCAGCCCTATAACTATATCATACGCACCAATTTTCATGGGATGGTACACAACTAGTGAATACATAAGAACAAGGGAAGAAAACCAATGCCAATTCATAGTCAACAAACCATACGCAGTTATATCCAGTTCAATATCTTTCTGGATACCATGTACAATTATGATATTTACTTATCTGGCCATATTCAAAGAAGCAAACAGGCAAGAAAAAGCTTTGCACGCTCGCGCTGGTAACGCAATGCTTATGCACAGACATTCAAGAGAAGCTGAAGATAAAAATGGGGCATTACATATAAATGCAACAACGCCAACTAAAGACAAAAATATACTGAAAATGAAAAGGGAACATAAAGCAGCTAGAACATTAGGTATTATTATGGGAGCGTTCATACTCTGCTGGTTACCTTTTTTTCTATTCTACCTATCAACGTCTTTATGCGATACTTGTGCCTATCCTGAAGTTTTAACAGTGATTATGTTTTGGACTGGCTATTTTAATTCTGCATTGAATCCAATCATCTACGCATATTTCAACAGAGACTTTAGGAATGCTTTCAAGAACACGCTAGCATGTGCGTTCTGTAGCTTCTGCAGGCGGAATTCCTTAGACTCTGATGCGATGGAACGATTGGATAGGCGTGGATCAGCACAGTTGAGGGTACCATTACCTTCACGAAGGCAATCAGATCTAGCATCTCTTTGA